The genomic stretch AGGAGCAATGATCCAGAACAGTGGTGTGTAAAATGAGGGGTGGATAAGCAGTTTAATTGGCTGGGTTGAGCTGCTGGTCCCGATGCGGACAGGATGCGTGCGCCGCAGGGACGATCACCTTTTGATCCCATGGGGAAGCCTGAATTACGTCTTGTTACCTCGTTCTCATCGATCAGTTCATCGTCACTCAATCCTCGACCTTTTGCAAAGAGCTGGTATAGACGTGCTGGTGAGGATTGAGAGAGCGCGACAGCAGACGACCACTTACACCCCCCAGCGAGGCTCCACCGGCGCGTTTCCCTGACAGCTCTCACCATACCTGGGCGGGATAGGTGAATGAATGACCATGTTCAGCAACTACACCTTCGACAGCGGCAACAAAGaacaaccaaccaacaacaatggGGCCATCACCTCTTCCAATTCTTCAATGTCAGCCACAACCGTTGATgaaaacaagagaaaaaTGATCATCACACCTCCCAGCACGAGCACCGCCTCTTGGGAgtcttcatcatcagacTCGCTTGAGaagggcgggggggaggaggagtgtgACGAAGATGACCCCTTCGAAAGGGGTAGGGGGAAATACAACCGGAGTCGAAGACAGGATGTTGACGACGGTGAGGAGCAATCACCCATGACAGTAAAGAGGAAACCCAACCCAAGAAAGGAACTCAGCTTcactgccgaggaggagagggctgTAGTAAGAAAATTTGacaagaaggtggtggttctCATGGCGGTGTTGTACATGCTTGCGTTTCTAGATCGGTCGAGTATGTTTCCCCcgttttttcttctttggtgTCCACAACACACATGATAACTGACAAGAGGTCAGACATTGGCAACGCAAGAATAGCCAACATGGACAACGACCTCCAGTCTAACCCGCCAAACCCGCAGTTTTATTCCCATGCCCTCTCGTCGTTTTATCTTGCGTATCTCCTGTTTGAGTGGATGGCTATTCTTTGGAGACTAATACCGGCGCATATCTACGTCTCGGTGTTGGTAGCCTCGTGGGGAGTGGTGGCTTGCCTGCAGGGGATAGCGACGAGCTACCCTGTGCTCATCGTCTTGAGGTTCTTGCTCGGGATCGGGGAGGCGGGCTTCACCGGGGTGCCGTTTTATTTGAGTTTTTTCTTCAAGAGGGAGGAACTGGCTTTGAGAACGGCGATTTTCATCTCTGGTAAGCCACTAAGCCCCCCATCTTCACCCCAAGTTGGTCTGCGACACTAACTCTACCAAGCCGCCCCCCTagcaacctccttctcctccaccctcgccttcgcgatcacctccctctcctccctcatccccctcgccCCCTGGCGCctactcttcctcctcgaagGCCTCCCCTGCATCCTCATCGCCCCGCTCGCctactccctcctcccctccaccccctccaccgcccccttcctcaccccccgCCAGAAGAAAATCGCCCGTTTCCGcctcccttccccatcccccccttccacctcctccagcctaACCGCCCTGCGCGACCCGATAGCATGGACAACCTCCCTGATAATCCTCCTCACAAACCTAGCctactcctccctcccagccTTTTTACCAACGATCCTAACCTCAATGGGccacacccccctctcctcccaagcCCTCTCCGCACCTCCCTACCTCTTATCATTCCTCGCAGTCCTGATAACAGCATACCTATCAGACCTCTATCGCACCCGCGGCcccttcctcgtcttccacGCTTGTTTCTCCTGTGCCGGGTACCTCCTCCTATCCCTCTCCCaatccttctccctcccccccggcaGCTGGGTTCGGTACTGTGCAGTCttcccagcagcagtggGCTTCTTCAATGTCATCGTCCTGACGATAGCATGGAACGTCAACAACCAACACGGCGACCCCAAAGCAAAGAGCGTGGGGTTCGCGCTCATGCAAGTAGTTGGACAGCTTGGCCCGTTGGCAGCTACGAGGTTGTATCCCGACCGCGACGGGCCGTACTACACctttgggatgggggtttgtgCAGCGgcgatggggatggtggtggttttggcgatggggttgagggtgTACATGCGGAGGGAGAACCAaaagtgggagagggagcaaggggagaggagtggggaggagggggttatGTTGATGGatagggggggaggaggtgaccaggaaaggggaggagtggaagaggagagggagtttAGGTATATGCTTtgatttttttgttttttttttgggaggggggaggggaggttcGTTTGGAAGATTTGGTTGCAAAATTCCATCTTTTTAATGATGGGTTTCTGGGTATGGCTTGGATGGGAATTGGGTTCGGAAGCATTTATAGCACAGTTCAAAGGGCATGCACCAAAGGGCAACCATTTGGCAGGGCGATTTGGATGGACACTTTCTTCTGTTTGGATGCTCATGGATGGAAAATAGCAAGGGTTGCATAGGATATTATAATCTAACACCTTCACCTTTCTCACACATCAtctcaaccacctcaccaaTCCACACCTGTCCCATCTTCACGTAGACACAATCTCAAAACATACAGCACACCAAATCCATTACTCTCTCTAGCCCTAAAACTATCACATCCCCTCCAaatcaacaccctcgccccAATCCATGTACTTCTCCCATGCCCac from Podospora pseudopauciseta strain CBS 411.78 chromosome 3, whole genome shotgun sequence encodes the following:
- a CDS encoding hypothetical protein (COG:G; EggNog:ENOG503NXBD) gives rise to the protein MTMFSNYTFDSGNKEQPTNNNGAITSSNSSMSATTVDENKRKMIITPPSTSTASWESSSSDSLEKGGGEEECDEDDPFERGRGKYNRSRRQDVDDGEEQSPMTVKRKPNPRKELSFTAEEERAVVRKFDKKVVVLMAVLYMLAFLDRSNIGNARIANMDNDLQSNPPNPQFYSHALSSFYLAYLLFEWMAILWRLIPAHIYVSVLVASWGVVACLQGIATSYPVLIVLRFLLGIGEAGFTGVPFYLSFFFKREELALRTAIFISAAPLATSFSSTLAFAITSLSSLIPLAPWRLLFLLEGLPCILIAPLAYSLLPSTPSTAPFLTPRQKKIARFRLPSPSPPSTSSSLTALRDPIAWTTSLIILLTNLAYSSLPAFLPTILTSMGHTPLSSQALSAPPYLLSFLAVLITAYLSDLYRTRGPFLVFHACFSCAGYLLLSLSQSFSLPPGSWVRYCAVFPAAVGFFNVIVLTIAWNVNNQHGDPKAKSVGFALMQVVGQLGPLAATRLYPDRDGPYYTFGMGVCAAAMGMVVVLAMGLRVYMRRENQKWEREQGERSGEEGVMLMDRGGGGDQERGGVEEEREFRYML